The Anabrus simplex isolate iqAnaSimp1 chromosome 1, ASM4041472v1, whole genome shotgun sequence genome window below encodes:
- the LOC136874110 gene encoding piggyBac transposable element-derived protein 3, with product MEKLVPRRKESLSLNKILSILEEEPDCRVASVAVLPPSSMDDIVTDEESGEEDDLSVNHFPGLQLRVDAEMMNHEQDDVVDEEVVNNISNCYITEENHSKLTMSSKTAYVCITHDLETETAKIAQSSIAARKC from the coding sequence CTTGTCTCTGAACAAGATTTTGTCAATTCTGGAGGAAGAACCAGACTGCAGAGTGGCATCTGTTGCCGTATTACCACCTAGTTCCATGGATGACATTGTTACTGATGAGGAATCTGGTGAAGAGGATGACTTGAGTGTGAATCATTTTCCTGGATTACAGTTACGTGTTGATGCTGAAATGATGAATCATGAACAAGATGATGTAGTTGATGAAGAAGTTGTAAATAACATTTCCAACTGCTACATTACTGAGGAAAACCACTCGAAATTGACCATGTCTTCTAAAACTGCATACGTGTGTATAACACATGACTTGGAAACTGAAACGGCAAAAATAGCGCAGTCGTCCATCGCTGCTAGAAAATGCTGA